One genomic segment of Oncorhynchus mykiss isolate Arlee chromosome 10, USDA_OmykA_1.1, whole genome shotgun sequence includes these proteins:
- the LOC110534009 gene encoding LOW QUALITY PROTEIN: fermitin family homolog 3 (The sequence of the model RefSeq protein was modified relative to this genomic sequence to represent the inferred CDS: substituted 1 base at 1 genomic stop codon) has product MASWDLSVTVEELGLEATPFKVSVTSDLRIGGVVFRIVEKTREFPTNIKQDWSDHALLWEQKQQXLLQLYWTLEKYEIHADVRLSPPPPPQHKPLTLGLPNGTTLRLQACFSSPVFQTVMGVCRLLNMRHPEELSLLRPVEEKKKKKDTEEEVVVYDLTSLRISSGPAHTLSNGKPVHFADSPQTEAVYKMLSVSLPAPEAITKMPRPTSLVDKAQVHSRECRSMTDCCYTSNTTASMTCSPSMTQSV; this is encoded by the exons ATGGCTTCTTGGGATCTGTCTGTGACAGTGGAGGAGCTTGGCCTTGAGGCTACACCCTTCAAAGTTAGCGTGACCTCAGACCTGCGCATTGGTGGTGTTGTGTTCAGAATTGTGGAGAAGACACGTGAGTTCCCTACCAAT ATAAAGCAGGACTGGTCAGACCATGCCCTGTTGTGGGAGCAGAAGCAGCAGTAGCTGCTCCAGCTCTACTGGACCCTTGAGAAGTATGAGATCCATGCCGATGTTcgcctgagcccccccccccccccccagcacaagCCCCTGACACTGGGCCTACCCAACGGGACCACTCTGAGGCTTCAGGCCTGCTTCTCTAGTCCAGTCTTCCAAACTGTTATGGGGGTCTGTCGTCTGCTGA ACATGCGTCACCCAGAGGAGCTGTCGTTGTTACGGCcagtggaggagaagaaaaagaagaaagacACGGAGGAGGAAGTAGTAGTATATGATCTAACAAGCCTTCGTATCTCGTCAG GTCCAGCTCACACCCTGTCCAATGGCAAGCCTGTGCACTTTGCTGACTCACCCCAGACTGAGGCTGTGTATAAGATGTTGTCTGTCAGCCTACCTGCTCCTGAGGCTATCACCAAGATGCCCCGTCCCACCAGCCTTGTGGACAAGGCCCAAGTTCACAGcag ggagtgcaggagcaTGACAGACTGCTGCTACACTTCAAATACTACTGCTTCCATGACCTGCAGCCCAAG TATGACGCAGTCcgtctga